A genomic window from Pseudoalteromonas piratica includes:
- a CDS encoding DegT/DnrJ/EryC1/StrS family aminotransferase, with protein MQFIDLQAQYKHLQDKIDSRIRTVLEHGKYIMGPEVQELERQLAEYVGVKHAITCANGTDALQLTMMALDIKSGDAVFCPTFTFFATAEVIAFAGATPVFVDSDEATFNICPQDLERQIEKVIAEGLLTPKAIIAVDLFGLPANYPELERIAKKFGLKLIEDAAQGFGGEINGQKAGSFGDIATTSFFPAKPLGCYGDGGALFTNDDDLAELLRSYRVHGKGSDKYDNVRIGMNSRLDTIQAAILLEKLAEFPTELVKRNKAAEKYTAELSVRFNTPHVPTGYLSSWAQYTLVDENRDAIMAEYKAQGIPTMIYYGTCMHEQTAFKGLGYSHGDFPVAERLARQVFSLPMHPYL; from the coding sequence ATGCAGTTTATCGATTTACAAGCGCAATATAAGCACCTTCAAGACAAAATAGATTCTCGCATTCGAACTGTGCTGGAACATGGCAAATATATAATGGGACCAGAAGTGCAAGAGTTAGAGCGACAGCTTGCAGAGTATGTAGGTGTTAAGCATGCAATCACCTGTGCTAACGGTACTGATGCGCTGCAACTTACCATGATGGCACTTGATATCAAATCGGGTGATGCAGTTTTTTGTCCTACTTTTACCTTCTTTGCGACCGCAGAAGTAATTGCGTTTGCTGGTGCAACCCCAGTATTTGTTGACTCTGATGAGGCAACATTTAATATTTGCCCGCAAGACTTAGAACGTCAAATTGAAAAAGTGATTGCCGAAGGCCTGCTCACACCCAAAGCGATAATCGCAGTTGATTTGTTTGGCTTACCGGCAAACTACCCAGAATTAGAGCGCATTGCTAAAAAGTTTGGTTTAAAACTTATTGAAGATGCGGCACAGGGTTTTGGTGGTGAAATTAATGGACAAAAGGCGGGCAGTTTTGGCGATATCGCCACGACTAGTTTCTTCCCTGCAAAACCATTAGGTTGTTATGGCGATGGTGGAGCACTGTTTACCAATGATGATGACCTTGCAGAATTATTACGCTCTTACCGAGTACACGGTAAGGGAAGCGATAAGTATGACAATGTCCGCATTGGTATGAACAGTCGTTTAGACACCATTCAAGCTGCGATTTTATTAGAAAAATTAGCTGAGTTTCCCACTGAATTAGTGAAGCGAAATAAAGCTGCAGAAAAGTATACAGCGGAACTCTCTGTGCGTTTTAACACACCACATGTACCAACGGGTTACTTAAGCTCTTGGGCGCAGTATACCCTTGTTGATGAAAACCGCGATGCGATAATGGCAGAATATAAAGCCCAAGGTATCCCAACCATGATTTATTATGGTACGTGTATGCATGAACAAACGGCATTTAAAGGTTTGGGCTATAGTCATGGAGATTTTCCAGTTGCAGAGCGACTAGCAAGGCAAGTTTTTAGTTTGCCGATGCACCCTTACTTGTAG